A window of the Salvelinus alpinus chromosome 3, SLU_Salpinus.1, whole genome shotgun sequence genome harbors these coding sequences:
- the LOC139571431 gene encoding p53 apoptosis effector related to PMP-22-like, translating to MFRCGIAYPRCRWIVPLLLLFAIIFDIIAIAATSGWVEDKDAKSHYASMWSQCLGRNDNWECKSLMEFSWAQAVAALMIIGLIILIIAFIISCIALCCTLNISLLPVIGVLLFITVVIQFIALIIYPVRFNDLIFEGRYDYTWAYGFGWGATILCIGCGILFCCLPRYEDELTGLAKTKYIYTSA from the exons ATGTTTCGCTGTGGAATTGCGTATCCAAGATGCAGGTGGATCGTACCACTTCTTTTGCTTTTTGCGATTATATTTGACATTATTGCCATTGCTGCTACTTCGGGATGGGTTGAGGACAAGGACGCAAAGTCCCACTACGCAAGTATGTGGAGTCAATGCCTAGGTCGGAATGACAACTGGGAATGCAAATCTCTCATGGAATTCT CTTGGGCCCAGGCTGTGGCAGCTCTTATGATCATCGGCCTCATCATCCTTATCATAGCCTTCATCATCTCCTGTATTGCTCTCTGCTGCACCCTCAACATCAGCCTTCTGCCTGTCATCGGGGTCCTGCTCTTCATCACTG TGGTCATTCAGTTCATCGCCCTCATCATCTACCCAGTCAGGTTCAATGACCTGATCTTCGAGGGGCGATACGACTACACCTGGGCCTACGGCTTCGGCTGGGGGGCCACCATCCTCTGCATCGGCTGTGGGATCCTCTTCTGCTGCCTGCCTCGCTACGAGGATGAGCTCACGGGCCTCGCCAAGACCAAATACATCTATACCTCAGCTTAG